A DNA window from Halorubrum sp. DM2 contains the following coding sequences:
- the trpB gene encoding tryptophan synthase subunit beta produces the protein MATPGEFGEFGGRHVPEPLEEPLDELAAAYEAAISDPEFMAEFRDLLEHFAGRPTPIFHAETLSERYDADIYLKHEDLLHGGAHKLNNTLGQGLLAKRAGKDRLIAETGAGQHGTATAMVGALLDLDTTVYMGRHDMQRQEMNVFRMRLMGADVEPVDRGNEGLAEAVDAALEDFAENVDSTHYLVGSVVGPDPFPRMVREFQSVIGKEAREQIQELHGDLPDACVACVGGGSNSIGLWHAFKDDDVAFYGAEPGGKDAENHSAPLSRTAQDEPQIFQGMKTKTIGEDTRNHSISAGLDYPAIGPEHAALQEMGRAEYHAVSDEEALAAFRELSEAEGIIPALEPAHALALAAKLAEADRHDTILVNLCGRGDKDMQTAAEHFDLSD, from the coding sequence ATGGCGACGCCAGGTGAATTCGGTGAGTTTGGTGGTCGACACGTTCCAGAGCCGCTTGAAGAACCACTGGACGAATTAGCAGCGGCGTACGAAGCTGCGATTTCCGATCCGGAATTCATGGCTGAGTTCCGCGATCTGCTCGAACATTTCGCGGGCCGCCCAACACCGATATTCCACGCAGAGACTCTGAGTGAACGGTACGACGCCGACATTTACCTCAAACATGAGGACCTGCTTCACGGGGGTGCCCATAAGCTCAACAACACGCTTGGCCAGGGACTGTTAGCCAAGCGAGCAGGGAAAGATCGTCTCATCGCTGAAACCGGTGCCGGTCAACACGGGACGGCGACGGCGATGGTAGGGGCGCTGCTGGATTTGGACACGACCGTCTACATGGGTCGACACGACATGCAGCGGCAGGAGATGAACGTGTTCCGAATGCGGTTGATGGGTGCCGATGTTGAGCCGGTCGACCGCGGTAATGAGGGCCTCGCCGAAGCAGTTGATGCCGCACTCGAGGATTTCGCTGAGAACGTTGACTCCACACACTACCTTGTTGGGAGTGTAGTCGGGCCGGATCCGTTCCCACGGATGGTGCGCGAGTTCCAATCTGTTATCGGAAAAGAAGCACGCGAACAAATCCAAGAGCTCCATGGTGACCTTCCCGATGCCTGCGTCGCCTGTGTCGGCGGTGGCTCAAATTCGATCGGGCTTTGGCACGCGTTCAAAGACGATGATGTCGCCTTCTATGGCGCTGAGCCAGGTGGCAAAGATGCGGAGAACCACTCCGCCCCACTCTCCCGCACGGCGCAGGATGAGCCACAGATCTTCCAAGGCATGAAGACGAAGACGATCGGCGAGGATACCCGCAACCACTCAATCTCAGCTGGCCTTGACTATCCGGCTATCGGGCCAGAGCATGCCGCGCTTCAGGAGATGGGGCGTGCTGAGTATCACGCTGTCTCCGACGAGGAAGCGTTAGCTGCCTTCCGTGAGCTGAGTGAAGCTGAGGGTATCATCCCAGCACTGGAACCGGCTCACGCGCTCGCACTCGCCGCAAAGCTCGCTGAAGCGGACCGCCACGACACCATCTTAGTCAATCTGTGTGGTCGTGGGGACAAGGACATGCAGACGGCTGCTGAACACTTCGATCTCAGCGACTAA
- a CDS encoding GNAT family N-acetyltransferase, with protein sequence MGSETLRFRSYEPSDDDAVWELHQWAMRETGVDPSDVPGTDDLRAIQTTYIDPGGAFLVGIAESAPENGYEEGETAKTAETSALDALTTHDGRVVAMGGFMPNDAGHADERDRSGAAELHRMRVAPPYQRQGFGRKLIAELERRATAAGFESILATTSTRQSAALSFYPDQGYEEVERSTAGEYELVHYERRL encoded by the coding sequence GTGGGATCAGAGACGTTGAGATTCCGTTCGTACGAGCCATCGGATGATGACGCGGTTTGGGAGCTCCATCAATGGGCAATGCGAGAAACTGGCGTCGATCCGAGTGACGTCCCAGGAACCGACGATCTCCGAGCAATCCAGACAACATATATCGACCCAGGAGGAGCGTTTCTCGTCGGTATTGCTGAGTCAGCACCGGAAAATGGCTACGAGGAGGGTGAAACAGCAAAAACGGCTGAGACAAGCGCACTGGATGCTCTCACAACGCATGACGGAAGGGTCGTCGCAATGGGTGGATTCATGCCCAATGATGCTGGCCACGCTGACGAGCGCGATCGATCCGGTGCGGCTGAACTCCATCGGATGCGTGTCGCACCACCATACCAGCGGCAAGGATTTGGTCGAAAACTTATCGCAGAGTTAGAGCGCAGAGCGACGGCTGCTGGGTTCGAATCCATACTGGCAACGACATCAACAAGGCAGTCAGCGGCACTTTCGTTTTATCCTGATCAGGGATACGAAGAAGTGGAACGATCCACAGCTGGGGAGTACGAACTTGTCCACTACGAAAGACGGCTGTGA
- a CDS encoding phage integrase SAM-like domain-containing protein: MTSEKTSVEGTERSLASSFERYLQDKGKGRGGDGGNYRRNAARELERFAEWAAGDRGRDDWPGIVPDDADREPTFGDLDERVFREYARHLAGDRGLKQNTVQTYYRYISAWCGWCVNEGYLEAHYAQRASAMAPLPEDDGRKPGDQQAWTSKQRHAFTRYVDQQARNAIEEYTTLPEGTDPLDKQRARYAALKAARDRALVFVLAYTAVRVGELLRDPDDPRRRGVRWEDLSLDDGSMDVYRKKQQWDAASLPEPVISPLKSYRQLLNPPTDRWPVFPTFDQRTLADLINTELSNRGEQPAAIDDRREEYARDFLLALEADIRPPSITTDGARSILRRLTESAAIDVDHPKHEYLAPHGGRRGMGEVLVRAFGYTVAARYLDNSEEMVRERYSHIEAGELGDIATEALDEIDMDLE, translated from the coding sequence ATGACCTCCGAGAAGACGTCTGTGGAAGGTACCGAGCGGTCGCTCGCGAGTTCGTTCGAGCGGTACCTCCAGGACAAGGGGAAAGGTCGCGGTGGCGACGGCGGGAACTACCGACGCAACGCGGCACGCGAGCTTGAGCGGTTTGCCGAGTGGGCCGCCGGCGATCGCGGCCGTGACGATTGGCCCGGGATCGTCCCCGACGATGCCGATCGAGAGCCCACCTTCGGAGACCTCGATGAACGTGTCTTCCGGGAATACGCCAGGCACCTCGCTGGTGACCGTGGACTCAAGCAGAATACCGTACAAACCTATTACCGCTATATCTCTGCGTGGTGTGGCTGGTGCGTCAACGAGGGGTATCTCGAGGCACACTACGCACAGCGGGCCAGTGCGATGGCCCCGCTCCCCGAGGATGACGGCCGCAAGCCCGGCGACCAGCAAGCGTGGACCTCCAAGCAGCGCCACGCATTCACCCGTTATGTCGATCAGCAGGCCCGTAACGCCATCGAAGAGTACACAACGCTTCCAGAGGGCACAGACCCTCTCGACAAGCAGCGGGCCCGTTACGCCGCACTGAAAGCGGCTCGCGACCGCGCACTCGTTTTTGTCCTCGCTTACACGGCTGTCCGGGTTGGTGAACTCCTCCGCGATCCCGACGATCCACGACGTCGCGGTGTCCGTTGGGAGGACCTCTCGCTTGACGACGGAAGTATGGACGTCTACCGGAAGAAGCAGCAATGGGACGCCGCGAGCCTCCCTGAACCGGTGATTTCACCGCTCAAAAGCTACCGTCAGCTCCTCAACCCACCGACCGATCGATGGCCGGTATTCCCTACTTTCGATCAGCGAACGCTTGCCGATCTCATTAATACAGAGTTGTCCAACCGTGGAGAGCAGCCGGCAGCGATCGACGACCGACGAGAGGAGTACGCTCGTGACTTCCTGCTTGCGCTTGAGGCTGACATTCGCCCACCGTCGATCACGACCGATGGTGCCCGGTCGATCCTCCGTCGACTCACTGAGTCAGCGGCGATCGATGTTGACCACCCGAAACACGAGTATCTCGCGCCGCACGGTGGTCGACGTGGAATGGGCGAGGTACTCGTTCGTGCGTTCGGGTATACAGTCGCTGCCCGCTACCTCGACAACTCTGAGGAGATGGTTCGAGAGCGTTATTCACACATCGAAGCCGGCGAGTTGGGTGACATCGCAACGGAAGCGTTGGACGAGATCGACATGGATCTCGAGTAG
- the tnpA gene encoding IS200/IS605 family transposase: protein MEYDLDSGAHSTYPLHYHLILTTKYRRRVLTEERIQFIHEVISGFTDNYGVELTNLDGEDDHVHILFRAKPTTDLVKFINTVKGATARCIRNEYADELKTELWGDSFWNDSYCLISTGQVSLDVLKQYVEDQRE from the coding sequence ATGGAGTACGACCTCGACTCGGGAGCGCACTCGACGTACCCCCTACACTACCACCTGATACTCACCACAAAGTATCGGCGTAGGGTGCTAACCGAAGAACGAATCCAATTCATTCACGAGGTCATCAGCGGGTTCACGGACAACTACGGTGTCGAACTGACGAACCTCGATGGCGAGGACGATCACGTACACATCCTGTTCCGAGCGAAACCCACCACGGACCTCGTGAAGTTCATCAACACGGTCAAGGGCGCGACCGCCCGCTGTATCCGCAACGAGTACGCGGACGAACTGAAGACCGAACTGTGGGGCGACTCGTTCTGGAACGACTCTTACTGTCTCATCTCGACGGGGCAGGTATCGCTGGATGTGCTGAAACAGTACGTAGAGGACCAACGCGAGTAA
- a CDS encoding transposase, protein MLDELKSVAIPSISLPRPNDAIYDDDELLVLEAIASIKQKAAHDSGQKLGDMKNPDPDIDDPFYEDGPSGETLLEALKQMSIEEIATVLNFALRKTYTRAKPRIRELEHGNGSRFGTRAKVALDMTYVAYYGDRDEMEWVQGAPEGKEYSWCHKFATVVIVGENTHYVVGVCPLGSTDYAATDAYPGKDSSYYVGDVARRLLSIAEDYVDIRMVYADREFHAVDVLQTLINKRLDYVIPAKKNQHRIGPMYDQFDQLKRGYHESNDTPLYVKEDFVMHGTVKDGVSNHAAHTNVVVLPPAEDDDVHEEGSPQPFITSLDASDEVALDRRWTKQQIEQYSDRGAIENSYSSIKNAAAWATSKEFGVRWFHFAFGCVIYNMWLLVDFLTQERIGVIKTRKKPRITLSRFLDWLDRELITLM, encoded by the coding sequence GTGCTTGATGAGTTGAAGTCAGTAGCCATCCCCTCAATCTCACTCCCTCGGCCGAATGACGCGATCTACGACGACGATGAGTTACTCGTCTTAGAAGCAATCGCGTCGATCAAACAGAAGGCAGCACACGATTCGGGCCAGAAGCTGGGCGACATGAAAAATCCAGATCCCGATATTGATGACCCGTTCTACGAGGACGGCCCATCTGGTGAGACGCTGTTGGAAGCGCTCAAACAGATGTCCATTGAGGAGATCGCGACTGTGCTGAATTTCGCTCTCCGGAAAACCTACACACGCGCGAAGCCCCGAATTAGAGAGCTCGAACACGGGAACGGCTCACGGTTTGGGACTCGTGCGAAAGTCGCGCTAGATATGACGTACGTTGCTTACTATGGTGATCGTGACGAGATGGAATGGGTCCAAGGCGCACCAGAGGGAAAGGAGTACAGTTGGTGTCACAAGTTTGCGACGGTCGTGATCGTCGGCGAGAACACTCATTACGTCGTTGGGGTGTGTCCGCTCGGGAGTACGGATTACGCTGCGACAGATGCCTATCCCGGTAAGGATAGTTCCTACTACGTCGGGGATGTTGCACGGCGACTTCTCTCGATCGCCGAAGACTATGTTGACATCAGAATGGTGTATGCCGATCGGGAATTCCACGCTGTAGATGTCCTTCAGACGCTTATTAACAAGCGGTTGGATTACGTAATCCCTGCCAAAAAAAATCAACATCGGATTGGACCGATGTATGACCAGTTTGACCAACTCAAGCGGGGATATCACGAATCGAACGACACCCCGCTGTATGTCAAGGAGGATTTTGTCATGCACGGTACAGTGAAGGACGGCGTCTCAAACCACGCAGCACATACGAACGTCGTCGTGTTACCCCCCGCAGAAGATGATGACGTCCATGAAGAGGGATCGCCACAGCCCTTCATTACGAGTCTTGACGCGAGTGACGAGGTCGCATTAGACCGGCGCTGGACGAAACAGCAGATCGAACAGTACAGTGACCGCGGAGCGATCGAGAACTCATACTCGTCGATCAAGAACGCAGCAGCGTGGGCTACCTCGAAGGAGTTCGGAGTCCGGTGGTTCCATTTCGCCTTCGGGTGTGTGATCTACAATATGTGGCTGCTGGTCGATTTCCTCACCCAAGAGCGCATTGGAGTCATCAAAACCCGGAAGAAGCCACGGATAACGCTCAGCCGGTTTCTTGATTGGCTGGACAGGGAGCTGATCACACTCATGTAG
- a CDS encoding transposase, producing MYYAYKYRLKPSDAHREELDRHRDICRQLYNHTLYRLNEYQDEHGELPSMTTLRSELPDLKKWWDGLSDVYSKVLQTVVEHLFDNLKGLSTLKKNGYGVGQLKWKPPREFRSFTYSQSGFKLDKKGGQTVLSLSKLADIPIRLHRTIPDEATVKQVTVKKEPTGEWFATFGVQIDREPPEPPENPEKCVGIDVGILKYAHDTDGTAVGSLDLSEERDRLEREQQKLSRKQHGSNNYEKQRRRVAECHADLRRKHRDFLHKLSAYYAREYDLVAVEDLNVKGMMESPSNSRNTASAAWRTFLSLLEYKCEREGTHFVAVNPRGTTKECASCGVSTDKPLWVREHSCPACGFEADRDANAAWNILSRGLQDLGVGYSESTPVETALPVDTPVSAKRVVETGSPILKERTADTVSE from the coding sequence ATGTACTACGCCTACAAGTACCGTCTCAAGCCGTCCGACGCCCACCGTGAAGAGTTGGACCGTCACCGTGACATTTGTAGGCAACTCTACAACCACACGCTCTACCGCCTCAACGAGTACCAAGACGAACACGGCGAACTGCCGTCCATGACCACCCTGCGGTCGGAACTGCCCGATCTCAAGAAGTGGTGGGACGGCCTCTCGGACGTGTACTCGAAGGTTCTCCAAACCGTTGTGGAACACCTGTTCGACAACCTCAAAGGACTCTCAACGCTCAAAAAGAACGGCTACGGCGTCGGTCAACTCAAGTGGAAGCCGCCACGGGAGTTCCGTAGTTTCACGTACAGTCAGTCTGGCTTCAAGCTCGACAAGAAGGGCGGTCAGACTGTCCTGTCGCTCTCGAAACTTGCGGACATACCGATTCGGCTCCACCGCACCATCCCCGACGAGGCTACTGTGAAACAGGTCACGGTCAAGAAGGAACCGACGGGCGAGTGGTTTGCCACGTTCGGCGTCCAAATAGACCGTGAACCACCCGAACCGCCTGAGAACCCTGAGAAGTGCGTCGGCATCGACGTTGGGATTCTCAAGTACGCCCACGACACCGACGGCACGGCGGTCGGGTCGCTCGACCTCTCAGAGGAACGTGACCGCTTGGAGCGCGAGCAACAGAAGCTCTCGCGCAAACAGCACGGGTCGAACAACTACGAGAAGCAACGGCGTCGAGTCGCGGAGTGTCACGCCGACCTCCGGCGGAAGCACCGCGACTTCTTACACAAGCTCTCGGCGTACTACGCTCGGGAATACGACCTCGTGGCAGTCGAAGACCTGAACGTGAAGGGGATGATGGAAAGTCCGTCGAACAGCCGCAACACGGCGTCTGCCGCGTGGCGAACGTTCCTCTCGCTGCTCGAATACAAGTGCGAGCGTGAAGGGACGCACTTCGTCGCGGTCAACCCGAGAGGGACGACCAAGGAGTGCGCGTCGTGCGGCGTTTCGACCGACAAGCCGTTGTGGGTCCGTGAACACTCCTGTCCCGCCTGCGGGTTTGAGGCGGACAGGGACGCGAACGCGGCGTGGAACATCCTTTCTCGCGGTCTACAAGATTTAGGAGTGGGATACTCCGAATCAACGCCTGTGGAGACTGCGCTCCCTGTGGATACGCCTGTATCTGCAAAGCGCGTCGTGGAAACAGGAAGCCCTATCCTCAAGGAGCGAACGGCTGACACCGTGAGCGAGTAG
- a CDS encoding SDR family NAD(P)-dependent oxidoreductase, giving the protein MSRTAVIAGVGPGLGESLARRFAAEGCQVALFARSTDYIEELADDLPESGEGLAVTTDLTDVESIEAGFDTVRDAFGPVDILVNHASAASWTGLMDTSVEEFEEAWAVNGRGAFVCSQEAVGDMLDTDGGTVIFTGATSAVRSLGGSIGFTAAKFAARGMAMDIAQEYGPEGVHVAHVVIDGQIDSEAVRERLPDRDGETFLDPDEMAETYWHLVEQDNVSTQPFEVHITNGSQNSEFM; this is encoded by the coding sequence ATGAGTCGAACAGCAGTAATTGCGGGCGTAGGCCCTGGTCTCGGTGAGTCGTTGGCACGGCGATTCGCAGCTGAGGGCTGTCAAGTTGCGTTATTCGCGCGATCAACGGATTACATCGAGGAACTCGCAGATGACCTCCCAGAGTCCGGGGAGGGTCTAGCAGTCACGACTGATCTCACCGATGTCGAATCGATTGAGGCGGGGTTCGACACCGTTCGAGACGCATTTGGTCCGGTTGATATCCTCGTCAACCACGCGAGTGCCGCCTCCTGGACTGGACTGATGGACACAAGTGTTGAAGAGTTCGAAGAGGCCTGGGCTGTCAACGGACGTGGCGCGTTCGTCTGCTCACAGGAAGCCGTTGGCGACATGCTCGACACAGACGGTGGGACAGTCATCTTCACCGGTGCGACCTCTGCTGTGCGGAGTCTCGGCGGTTCGATTGGCTTCACCGCCGCAAAGTTCGCAGCTCGCGGGATGGCAATGGATATCGCGCAAGAATATGGACCTGAGGGGGTTCATGTCGCTCACGTCGTCATCGACGGGCAGATTGACTCAGAGGCAGTCCGTGAACGGTTGCCGGATCGAGACGGCGAGACGTTCCTTGATCCTGACGAGATGGCTGAGACGTACTGGCACCTCGTCGAACAAGACAATGTCAGTACCCAGCCGTTTGAGGTCCATATCACGAACGGGTCCCAGAACTCCGAGTTCATGTGA